A stretch of DNA from Bacillus sp. Marseille-Q1617:
CAGGGATTGGTCTTCCCCCCGTGGTTTCCCGTTTCACAGTGGGGTTAGAAACCCTATAGTAATACGTTGAACGTCCTACGGAAGCAATCTTTAAAACACGTTTGGCAGGAAAACCAGCCTGGATCCATTCATGGGCAAAGGCTATTCGCTCGGAAAGTCCGGAAACTTTTTTTTTAGCATTTCTCTAAGCATCGTAACTTCAAGTTCCTTCTCACCGAGTAATTTCATGGCATGATCGTATTTCTTCTGGATATCACTTTCAGAAGAAGACTTGGATAGAGGAGTTACACCCTCTTTTTCCATCTCAGCTTCAATCTCATCACGATACTGCTTTACCCAATTACTAAGAGTGGACTGATTGACTCCTGTTTTCCTAGCGATAAAAGCCATATTACCTGATTCCAGCGCCATGCGAACGTATTGTTTTTTCACTTCTTCCATTGGTCCATTTCGTTTACTCATTTTGGCTCCTCCTTTGATACTTCTATCTTAATATCTATAGAAGTAGGTGTCCAAAAGAGTAAAGGGGCTAAATAGATTTTATAGCGAGTAAGACGAAAAACATGTTTTTCCTATAGAAAATACTCAAATTTCACTGTTTTTGACGCTGGATTCTATAATGGGTCAACACAAGACACAGACTCCCGCGGAATGCGAAGTCCTGCACGTAAACCAACAACAGTGATAAACATACAATCTCACTTTTAAAACAGCAACTAAAACAGACAGAAAGAAGGGATCCCATGCAATTTGCCAGCGAATTACAAAATGTATTAAACAAAGACAACTGGAAAAAGGTCAACCGCAAACTGATTGCAAAAATGTTATCGGAATACATGTATGAAGATATGATTCAGCCTGAGATACTTAGCGAAGATGGTAAGGCGATCACGTATTCTTTGCAGGTTTCACCGGACAAACAGTATCGCTTCCAGGCAGAGAAACGGTTCTTTGACAGCTTTGATGTGAAGTGGGGCACGATTGACATTGCAGCAGGAGAAGAAACGAAGCCGGCAGAGAGTGCCATCGAGCTGCTGGTCGATCTTCAGGGGATCATCCCGATGTCATCCGAGACGATTGGACATCTGATCAAAGAACTGAACGCCACCTTGATTGCAGATGCCCACCTGCTCGAAAAAGATTCGAAATCATCAGACGAGCTTATCCATGTCGACTATGCAGAGCTCGAGGGCTTCATGACCGGCCATCCGTGGATTACATACAACAAGGGCCGCATCGGTTTCGGATACGACGATTATCTCCGTTATGCACCCGAACATGGCAACGAAATCCGTCTTTCCTGGATTGCCGTGGCGAAAAAAATCGCTTCATTCCAATCGGTCGATGGGTTGAAGTATGAAGACCTTCTTGGTTCGGAACTGTCTGAAGCAGAACAAATTTCTTTTGAAACAGTGGTGCAGAATCAAGGCGCCAATCCTGAAGACTATTATTTCATGCCGGTACATGAATGGCAGTGGGAAAATGTCCTGATACAGAACTTCCCGGAAGAGCTTGCCGAAAAATCGATCATCCCTCTAGGGGAAGGAAACGACAGCTACCTTCCTCAGCAGTCGATCCGGACATTCGTGAATAGGACGAACAAAGAGAAGCATCACGTCAAGCTTCCGATGAGCATCCTGAATACGCTCGTATACAGAGGGCTGCCGTCTGAACGGACATTGATTGCCCCGCAGGTGACAGAACTCATCAAAGGGATCGCTGACAACGATTCGTTCCTGAAAGAGGAGTGCCGCGTCATCCTGCCGGGTGAAAACGCCAGCATGAATGTCGATCATCGTTACTATACGGGGGTAAAACAGGCTCCTTATCAATACCTTGAGATGCTCGGGACGATCTGGAGGGAAAGCATCTATACGTATCTAGATGAAGGTGAACAAGCCATCACGCTTGCAGCGCTTTTATATGAAGATCATGACAATAAACCATATGTGCAGAGTTTGATTGAAGACTCCGGGCTTCAGGCGGACGAATGGATGAAGACATTTTTCAAGGTGGTCATGGAGCCGCTGCTTCACTACTTGTATCAGTATGGGACAGTGTTTTCGCCGCACGGTCAGAACACCATCGTCGTACTGAAGAATTCCGTTCCGCACCGGTTAGCGATCAAAGACTTTGTCGATG
This window harbors:
- a CDS encoding transposase translates to MSKRNGPMEEVKKQYVRMALESGNMAFIARKTGVNQSTLSNWVKQYRDEIEAEMEKEGVTPLSKSSSESDIQKKYDHAMKLLGEKELEVTMLREMLKKKFPDFPSE
- a CDS encoding IucA/IucC family siderophore biosynthesis protein — translated: MQFASELQNVLNKDNWKKVNRKLIAKMLSEYMYEDMIQPEILSEDGKAITYSLQVSPDKQYRFQAEKRFFDSFDVKWGTIDIAAGEETKPAESAIELLVDLQGIIPMSSETIGHLIKELNATLIADAHLLEKDSKSSDELIHVDYAELEGFMTGHPWITYNKGRIGFGYDDYLRYAPEHGNEIRLSWIAVAKKIASFQSVDGLKYEDLLGSELSEAEQISFETVVQNQGANPEDYYFMPVHEWQWENVLIQNFPEELAEKSIIPLGEGNDSYLPQQSIRTFVNRTNKEKHHVKLPMSILNTLVYRGLPSERTLIAPQVTELIKGIADNDSFLKEECRVILPGENASMNVDHRYYTGVKQAPYQYLEMLGTIWRESIYTYLDEGEQAITLAALLYEDHDNKPYVQSLIEDSGLQADEWMKTFFKVVMEPLLHYLYQYGTVFSPHGQNTIVVLKNSVPHRLAIKDFVDDVNISDQDFPELRGLSKEFKEVLRSEPPEGLTQFIFTGLFICHLRYLSNILVNHELMEEETFWGMLAQSIQDYQDRFPELKERFQLFDFFKPQLTKLCLNRNRMVDYGYSDGDDRPHASEFGKVNNALALFQVKETV